The genomic segment GAGGGCAACTGCTGCGTTAGAGCCTAGGCCACCAACACCAGCTATGCCAACGCTAGACTGCCTAAGCTTCTCTCTTATTCTAGCATATTTTTCTCTGTTCATGTTGAGTTACCATTTCTCCCAATATCTGGGATGGATGCTTGGTGGTTTTTCACCTTTGCCGTATTTCCCACCCCATACATTAAGACCAGCTTTTTCATCCTCGTCTATCTTTTCCTGCAGCATTTTTAACATCCTTGGGTCATCCATACCTAATTGCCTCATTTTTTGAGGAGTTGGTACACCATTTGGTGTCCATCCTCTTCTATAGTAAACTGCATCAGCTAGTTTTTGGTACTGATCCTGCCTGTAGTCGTAGAGTATTTTCATTTTTTCTTTTACACTCATTTTATCTATCTGTTCTTTGTTAAACCCTTGTTTCTCAATTAACTGTTTATCATATCTATCTTTTCTTGAAATGTATTCCATTTCTGTTACAGGTCCCATTGATCGATATGGTATCCAATCATCTTTTCTTCTGCCTCTTCCCATCCAAACATTCATTGCTCTTTGCCAGTTGTAACAACGTTCACTTTGAAGTATTAATTCTTTTTTATCAACTTTTTTACCTGTAACAGCATTGAATAATTCCACATAATTTTGTACATGTTCAGGTACTTTAGTTGGTTCATCTGTTTCTGCATTGTTTGCAGGTTCTATATCATTCCATGGTAGTTTACAAAGTCCGTTTAATCCAAACCATGTTCTCCACATTGGGAAATAATGTAATGCTTCTGCTTTATCCTCAAAAGTTGGTATAGCATTGTTTACCATGTCCATGAAAATAAGCCATGCCTCATCATGTTGTGGTCCTTTAAGTGTCAGTCCGTAACCTCCCTGCATTGCTAGTGATTCTTTGGTTACATATTCTGAATATTCAAGACCCTTGCTTTCCATACCTGTATCTTCTATGAGTTTTTCATCGCCCCATCCTTTTTCAATAAGCCAGTCTTTTACTCTTCTAATTCCTTTTGAAGCAACATTAATAAATTCACCTTTTTCCCCTCTTGCTATTTTGTGTATAAATTCTAAAACAGCTTCTGCATTACCAAAACAAAGTTCAAGTCCATCACAACGATTTTTATTTAAAATCCCATATTCATACATTTCCATATAAAAAGCAAGAGCTGTTCCTGTTGAGATTGTATCAATACCGTAGGTATCACAATAAAAATTATACTCAAGAATCCATAGTGGATCCCATATACTCATATTTGAACAAGCAGCAATTGTTTCATACTCAGGTCCATCTACTGTGACTTTTTGACCTTTATAAGGACCTGTTTTAACCATGTAACCATCAACTGTTTTTGAACAAGCCATCGTGCAACCAAACCAGCATCCATCTGGAATAATTTTTGTAAAAAGCTCATAAAATTTTGTTGAATAAATTTTTGGTGCTTTAGGGAAACTACCGAATCTATAGTTTTCACATGGAAGTAAATCATAGGCATCCATTATTTCAACTAGATGCCCTGTTCCAACAGCTCGCATATTGCACTGGTATTTATCCAAATCTCTAATCTCGCGATGAAGTTTTGTCCCAACCTTTACTAATGTTTCTGGA from the Candidatus Thermoplasmatota archaeon genome contains:
- a CDS encoding aldehyde ferredoxin oxidoreductase C-terminal domain-containing protein, with product MLQGQIPIDEYKTGNTKHTWNLKKLRFAHRVLFDYNYKKQEVQKGYANRTLYIDLSKKEIKEKKVTEEMKNKFTGGRGFGLKLLWDSITSETRWDSVENNLVITTGPLCGITQYPGTGKSLCLTVSPATNIICDCNVGGFVGPYLKFAGFDALEIQGKAKDDVIIFIDGENGKITVEIAPLEETNTHLLTEQLTYMYASEDNDRSRQKVAVVTSGKGAEHSWWGCLNFSFYDIRRKVARVKQAGRGGLGTVFRDKRIKAIVVKVEKVHGLLNNPADPETLVKVGTKLHREIRDLDKYQCNMRAVGTGHLVEIMDAYDLLPCENYRFGSFPKAPKIYSTKFYELFTKIIPDGCWFGCTMACSKTVDGYMVKTGPYKGQKVTVDGPEYETIAACSNMSIWDPLWILEYNFYCDTYGIDTISTGTALAFYMEMYEYGILNKNRCDGLELCFGNAEAVLEFIHKIARGEKGEFINVASKGIRRVKDWLIEKGWGDEKLIEDTGMESKGLEYSEYVTKESLAMQGGYGLTLKGPQHDEAWLIFMDMVNNAIPTFEDKAEALHYFPMWRTWFGLNGLCKLPWNDIEPANNAETDEPTKVPEHVQNYVELFNAVTGKKVDKKELILQSERCYNWQRAMNVWMGRGRRKDDWIPYRSMGPVTEMEYISRKDRYDKQLIEKQGFNKEQIDKMSVKEKMKILYDYRQDQYQKLADAVYYRRGWTPNGVPTPQKMRQLGMDDPRMLKMLQEKIDEDEKAGLNVWGGKYGKGEKPPSIHPRYWEKW